One window from the genome of Microbacterium sulfonylureivorans encodes:
- a CDS encoding UPF0182 family protein has protein sequence MTTTSAPTPAATPSRSRRIIAISLAIIAALVVAFFVFANLYADFLWYDQLGFQSVLVTQWVARVVMFAVGFLGMAVPVWLAIQLAYRLRPVYARLSSQLDRYQEVVEPLRRLAMWGIPVFFGFFAGFAASAQWETTWLWANGVQTTITDPEFHLDTGFYMFAMPFYSALVGFVSAVLLVCLLVTALVSYLYGSVRIGQRELRISKAARIQLAVIAGLYLLVQAASLWLDRYKTLVEPGDRITGPGYTGVNAIIPGQTILAIVAVIVAILFFVTAIIGRWRYPLIATALLVISAIVLGIGYPWIVNTFQVQPNRFALEQEYYQRNVDMTHEAYGVDGLEKQDFQAATDAEEGQLREDAATTAQIRIMDPAIISPTVRQLEQFRGYYQFADPLDVDRYDIDGVSQDTVVSVRELDLAELGAAADWQNSAVVYTHGYGLVAAKGNDRTGDGDPVFLERGIPATGFLSDQEDFQPRVYFGEYSPTYSIVGAPEGSEPVELDYPSGGDGAGEVKTTFEGDGGPSIGSVFNRLIYALKFQAEQILFSDYVNEDSQILYDRDPLQRVQKVAPYLTLDSDPYPSVVDGRIVWIIDGYTLSANYPYSSTVSLASAISDSSNPAPRFALDDINYIRNSVKATVDAYDGSVTLYAWDEEDPVLQSWQKVYPSTVEPISEMSAELISHVRYPTDLFKVQRTVLGVYHVDDARSFYQSDNRWQTPNDPQADSQLQPPYYLTMQMPGQDSPTYSMFTSFIPSSTGGNARNVLMGYLAVDSNAGNEAGKKAPDYGKLRMLEIDADTTVPGPGQVQNTFNADPLVSSQINLLKQGQSDVLNGNLLTLPVGGGLLYVQPVFVQSSGATKLPTLQKVLVSFGNDIAFEDTLNEALDALFGGDSGANAGDDDVEPTPGPTPEPTDPAEPEVPSDEYQAALEDAQQAMLDRDAALKAGDLTAFAEADDRLTAAVEKLIALGIQE, from the coding sequence GTGACCACGACCTCGGCGCCGACCCCGGCGGCCACACCCTCCCGCTCCCGACGCATCATCGCGATCTCGCTCGCGATCATCGCCGCCTTGGTGGTGGCGTTCTTCGTCTTCGCGAACCTGTACGCGGATTTCCTCTGGTACGACCAGCTCGGGTTCCAGTCCGTGCTCGTCACGCAGTGGGTCGCCCGCGTCGTGATGTTCGCGGTCGGATTCCTCGGCATGGCGGTCCCGGTGTGGCTCGCCATCCAGCTCGCCTACCGCCTGCGGCCGGTGTACGCCCGGCTGAGCTCGCAGCTCGATCGGTACCAGGAGGTCGTCGAGCCCCTCCGCCGGCTCGCCATGTGGGGCATCCCGGTCTTCTTCGGCTTCTTCGCCGGATTCGCCGCCTCGGCCCAGTGGGAGACCACGTGGCTGTGGGCCAACGGCGTGCAGACGACGATCACCGACCCCGAGTTCCATCTCGACACCGGCTTCTACATGTTCGCGATGCCGTTCTACAGCGCGCTCGTGGGCTTCGTCTCGGCCGTCCTGCTGGTGTGCCTCCTGGTCACCGCGCTCGTCTCGTACCTCTACGGCTCCGTCCGCATCGGCCAGCGCGAGCTGCGCATCTCGAAGGCCGCGCGCATCCAGCTCGCCGTCATCGCCGGCCTCTACCTGCTCGTGCAGGCGGCCAGCCTCTGGCTCGACCGCTACAAGACGCTCGTCGAGCCGGGCGACCGCATCACGGGCCCCGGCTACACCGGCGTCAACGCGATCATCCCGGGGCAGACGATCCTCGCGATCGTCGCCGTGATCGTCGCGATCCTGTTCTTCGTCACGGCGATCATCGGCCGGTGGCGCTATCCGCTGATCGCGACCGCGCTGCTGGTGATCTCCGCGATCGTCCTCGGGATCGGATACCCCTGGATCGTCAACACCTTCCAGGTGCAGCCGAACCGCTTCGCGCTCGAGCAGGAGTACTACCAGCGCAACGTCGACATGACGCACGAGGCGTACGGCGTGGACGGACTCGAGAAGCAGGACTTCCAGGCCGCGACGGATGCGGAGGAGGGCCAGCTGCGCGAGGACGCCGCCACGACCGCGCAGATCCGCATCATGGACCCGGCGATCATCTCGCCGACGGTCCGCCAGCTCGAGCAGTTCCGCGGGTACTACCAGTTCGCCGATCCGCTCGACGTGGACCGGTACGACATCGACGGCGTGTCGCAGGACACGGTGGTCTCGGTGCGCGAGCTGGACCTCGCCGAGCTCGGCGCCGCGGCGGACTGGCAGAACTCCGCCGTCGTCTACACCCACGGCTACGGTCTCGTCGCCGCGAAGGGCAACGACCGAACGGGCGACGGCGACCCCGTCTTCCTCGAGCGCGGCATCCCCGCGACCGGGTTCCTCTCCGATCAGGAGGACTTCCAGCCGCGCGTCTACTTCGGCGAGTACTCGCCGACGTATTCGATCGTCGGTGCGCCCGAGGGCTCGGAGCCGGTGGAGCTCGACTATCCGAGCGGCGGCGACGGAGCGGGTGAGGTGAAGACGACCTTCGAGGGCGACGGTGGCCCGAGCATCGGCAGCGTCTTCAACCGACTCATCTACGCCCTGAAGTTCCAGGCGGAGCAGATCCTGTTCTCCGACTACGTCAACGAGGACTCGCAGATCCTCTACGACCGCGACCCGCTGCAGCGCGTCCAGAAGGTCGCGCCGTACCTCACGCTCGACAGCGACCCGTACCCGAGCGTCGTGGACGGCCGCATCGTGTGGATCATCGACGGCTACACGCTGAGCGCCAACTACCCGTACTCGTCGACGGTGAGCCTCGCGTCGGCGATCTCGGACTCCTCCAACCCGGCACCCCGGTTCGCGCTGGACGACATCAACTACATCCGCAACTCCGTCAAGGCCACCGTCGACGCGTACGACGGGTCGGTGACGCTCTACGCGTGGGACGAGGAGGACCCGGTGCTGCAGTCGTGGCAGAAGGTGTACCCCTCGACGGTCGAGCCGATCAGCGAGATGTCCGCCGAGCTCATCAGCCACGTGCGCTACCCGACGGACCTGTTCAAGGTGCAGCGGACGGTGCTGGGCGTCTACCACGTCGACGACGCGCGCTCGTTCTACCAGAGCGACAACCGGTGGCAGACGCCGAACGACCCGCAGGCCGACTCGCAGCTGCAGCCCCCGTACTACCTGACGATGCAGATGCCCGGGCAGGATTCGCCGACGTACTCGATGTTCACGTCGTTCATCCCGTCGTCGACGGGCGGCAACGCCCGCAACGTGCTGATGGGCTACCTCGCGGTGGATTCGAACGCCGGGAACGAGGCGGGCAAGAAGGCGCCAGACTACGGCAAGCTGCGCATGCTGGAGATCGACGCCGACACGACGGTGCCCGGTCCGGGCCAGGTGCAGAACACCTTCAACGCCGACCCGCTCGTCTCGTCGCAGATCAACCTGCTGAAGCAGGGGCAGTCGGACGTGCTCAACGGCAACCTGCTGACGCTGCCCGTCGGCGGCGGCCTGCTCTACGTGCAGCCGGTGTTCGTCCAGTCGTCGGGCGCCACGAAGCTCCCGACGCTCCAGAAGGTGCTGGTGTCGTTCGGCAACGACATCGCATTCGAAGACACGCTGAACGAGGCGCTCGACGCGCTGTTCGGCGGCGACTCGGGTGCGAACGCGGGCGATGACGACGTCGAGCCGACGCCGGGCCCGACGCCGGAGCCGACGGATCCCGCCGAGCCCGAGGTGCCGTCCGACGAGTACCAGGCGGCGCTCGAGGACGCGCAGCAGGCGATGCTCGATCGGGATGCCGCGCTCAAGGCCGGCGATCTGACGGCGTTCGCCGAGGCCGACGACCGTCTGACCGCGGCCGTCGAGAAGCTCATCGCGCTCGGCATCCAGGAGTAG
- a CDS encoding phytoene/squalene synthase family protein, whose translation MSGRVVHTRTGGPTGLDLYDRTARDAAATVIAHYSTSFGLACRLLGPRPRPHVRSIYALVRVADEVVDGPAAAAGLSPEATARVLDDLESETLAAIGRGFSANLVVHSFARTAQECGIGEDLIRPFFASMRTDLSTNRHDPASHDAYVYGSAEVVGLMCLQVFVNAGAEHPRTPSAALVDGARRLGAAFQDVNFLRDREHDSSALGRDYLGLDEGRSTRGEVLDRIDADLAAAAAAVPLLPADCRRAVTAAHDLFAELSARLRTASASAERVRVPDAVKVRLAARAWLGLPPRGARA comes from the coding sequence ATGAGCGGGCGCGTCGTCCACACCCGCACCGGCGGGCCGACCGGTCTCGATCTGTACGACCGGACGGCCCGGGATGCCGCGGCCACCGTGATCGCGCACTACTCCACGTCTTTCGGCCTCGCCTGCCGCCTGCTCGGTCCCCGGCCGCGTCCGCATGTGCGCAGCATCTACGCCCTGGTGCGGGTCGCCGACGAGGTCGTCGACGGGCCGGCCGCAGCCGCCGGCCTCTCCCCCGAGGCGACCGCACGGGTTCTCGACGACCTCGAGTCGGAGACGCTCGCCGCCATCGGGCGGGGATTCAGCGCGAACCTCGTGGTGCACTCCTTCGCGCGCACGGCGCAGGAGTGCGGGATCGGAGAGGACCTCATCCGGCCGTTCTTCGCCTCGATGCGCACCGACCTCTCGACGAACCGCCACGATCCCGCGTCGCACGACGCGTACGTGTACGGCTCCGCGGAGGTGGTGGGTCTCATGTGCCTGCAGGTGTTCGTCAACGCCGGGGCGGAGCATCCGAGGACCCCCTCGGCTGCGCTCGTCGACGGCGCCCGGCGCCTCGGCGCCGCCTTCCAGGACGTCAACTTCCTGCGCGATCGCGAGCACGACTCGTCGGCGCTGGGACGCGACTACCTCGGCCTCGACGAGGGGCGCTCCACCCGCGGCGAGGTGCTCGACCGCATCGACGCCGATCTGGCGGCGGCCGCGGCCGCCGTGCCGCTCCTCCCGGCGGACTGCCGTCGCGCCGTCACCGCCGCCCACGACCTCTTCGCCGAGCTCTCCGCACGCCTGCGCACGGCGAGCGCATCGGCAGAGCGCGTGCGGGTGCCCGACGCCGTGAAGGTCCGCCTTGCGGCGCGCGCATGGCTCGGCCTCCCGCCGCGGGGCGCGCGCGCATGA
- a CDS encoding polyprenyl synthetase family protein: protein MIALPADPRIHAAIEASVGRVVARADGLGPGFAALCGALSRATHGGKRLRPALVVAAFDSFGGDPAVAPGLYDVAAAFELLHTAFVVHDDVIDHDTERRGIPNVAGEFRERARVQGADDGGAALLGDAAAILAGDLLLHEALRLIAFADVDPVARELLYALLDDALYISVAGELADVENSILGERATSEDIFGAAFNKTAVYTFQAPLQAGAVLAGAAAPARNVLADAGGSLGLAFQLVDDLIGAFGSAEQAGRETGGDLRESKRTPLVALAQETPSWARVNDTLAVAHTGPIAVREAQVALEESGAPRRLRGLIDETLERVREASTDASLPARTGLLLRDLADGVERRIP from the coding sequence GTGATCGCGCTGCCTGCCGACCCCCGCATCCATGCGGCGATCGAGGCGTCCGTCGGCCGGGTGGTCGCGCGCGCCGACGGACTCGGACCCGGCTTCGCGGCGCTCTGCGGCGCCCTGTCCCGCGCGACGCACGGCGGAAAGCGGCTGCGCCCCGCGCTCGTGGTCGCAGCCTTCGACTCCTTCGGCGGCGACCCGGCGGTGGCCCCCGGCCTCTACGACGTCGCGGCGGCGTTCGAGCTGCTCCACACAGCCTTCGTCGTGCACGACGACGTCATCGACCACGACACCGAGCGTCGCGGCATCCCCAATGTCGCCGGCGAGTTCCGGGAGCGTGCGCGAGTCCAGGGCGCGGACGACGGCGGAGCGGCGCTCCTCGGCGACGCGGCGGCGATCCTGGCGGGCGACCTGCTCCTGCACGAGGCGTTGCGGCTGATCGCGTTCGCCGACGTCGACCCCGTCGCTCGCGAGCTGCTCTACGCACTCCTCGACGATGCTCTCTACATCTCGGTGGCGGGTGAGCTCGCCGACGTGGAGAACAGCATTCTCGGCGAACGGGCGACCTCCGAGGACATCTTCGGCGCCGCGTTCAACAAGACGGCCGTGTACACCTTCCAAGCACCGCTCCAGGCGGGCGCCGTGCTCGCGGGCGCGGCCGCACCCGCCCGGAACGTGCTCGCCGACGCCGGCGGCAGCCTCGGCCTCGCCTTCCAGCTCGTCGACGACCTCATCGGGGCGTTCGGGTCGGCCGAGCAGGCGGGCCGCGAGACCGGCGGCGACCTGCGGGAGTCCAAGCGCACCCCGCTGGTCGCGCTCGCCCAGGAGACCCCCTCGTGGGCGCGCGTGAACGACACCCTCGCCGTCGCGCACACCGGACCGATCGCGGTGCGCGAGGCGCAGGTAGCGCTCGAGGAGAGCGGAGCGCCGCGGCGGCTGCGCGGACTGATCGACGAGACCCTCGAGCGGGTTCGCGAGGCATCGACCGACGCGTCGCTTCCGGCGCGCACCGGGCTCCTGCTGCGCGATCTCGCCGACGGCGTGGAGCGGCGCATCCCATGA
- a CDS encoding zinc-dependent metalloprotease: MADEDRSPEEEFQELIRQLFGGGSGELDPEQLSALSGMNIDPAMLQNVMQHLQGAFAGGADEGISWEMAQRQALHIANQDGLGVTSGQRTDLDQAFALATLWLSEATTISELAEPPRTLTRGGWVEATLPVWQQLAEPVATSIADALTAALSEQAPEDMQGLVQGAGRLMRTVGGSLFASQLGQVVGNLSKEVVSGGDVGIPIMPDGQAAILPQNFADFGRDLEVPEDQLALYVATRELAHARLFRHARWLRLHVISQVTDFARGVHVDTDALEDLASRFDPSEPEELRRALESGALLPARSEAQNAALARLENLLATIEGWVEVVTEQATSRLPSADRIAEAVRRRRAVGGPAERALGSLVGLELRPRRMREAAAMWRAVTDAVGPAARDALWDYPDLMPGAEDIDDPAALVARLEARARGEEPAPDEFDDALAKLLAGETPPSSGEDADDDETGSPDDHRPV; encoded by the coding sequence GTGGCAGACGAGGACCGCAGTCCCGAGGAAGAGTTCCAGGAGCTGATCCGCCAGCTGTTCGGCGGAGGCTCCGGAGAGCTCGACCCCGAGCAGCTCTCCGCCCTGTCGGGGATGAACATCGATCCGGCGATGCTGCAGAACGTGATGCAGCATCTGCAGGGCGCCTTCGCCGGCGGGGCCGACGAGGGCATCTCGTGGGAGATGGCGCAGCGCCAGGCCCTGCACATCGCCAACCAGGACGGGCTCGGCGTCACGTCGGGCCAGCGGACCGACCTCGACCAGGCCTTCGCACTCGCGACCCTGTGGCTCAGCGAGGCGACGACGATCTCGGAGCTGGCGGAGCCGCCCCGGACGCTCACCCGCGGAGGCTGGGTCGAGGCGACGCTGCCCGTGTGGCAGCAGCTCGCCGAGCCGGTCGCGACGAGCATCGCGGATGCCCTGACCGCCGCGTTGAGCGAGCAGGCACCCGAAGACATGCAGGGTCTCGTACAGGGCGCGGGACGCCTGATGCGCACGGTCGGCGGCTCTCTGTTCGCGTCGCAGCTCGGCCAGGTCGTGGGCAACCTCTCGAAGGAGGTGGTCAGCGGCGGCGACGTCGGGATCCCGATCATGCCCGACGGGCAGGCCGCGATCCTGCCGCAGAACTTCGCCGACTTCGGCCGTGACCTCGAGGTCCCCGAAGACCAGCTCGCGCTGTATGTCGCGACGCGCGAGCTCGCGCACGCGCGCCTCTTCCGCCACGCGCGCTGGCTGCGCCTGCACGTCATCTCCCAGGTCACCGACTTCGCGCGCGGCGTCCACGTCGACACCGACGCCCTCGAGGACCTCGCCTCGCGCTTCGATCCTTCCGAGCCCGAGGAGCTTCGGCGCGCGCTCGAGAGCGGGGCACTCCTGCCCGCGCGCTCCGAGGCCCAGAACGCCGCGCTCGCGCGCCTCGAGAACCTCCTCGCGACCATCGAGGGCTGGGTCGAGGTCGTCACCGAGCAGGCGACGTCGCGTCTGCCCTCCGCCGATCGCATCGCCGAGGCCGTCCGTCGCCGGCGGGCCGTGGGCGGACCGGCGGAGCGCGCGCTGGGTTCGCTCGTCGGGCTCGAGCTGCGACCGCGTCGCATGCGCGAGGCCGCGGCGATGTGGCGAGCGGTGACGGATGCCGTCGGCCCGGCTGCACGTGACGCGCTGTGGGACTACCCCGACCTCATGCCCGGTGCGGAGGACATCGACGATCCCGCCGCTCTCGTGGCCAGACTCGAGGCCCGTGCTCGCGGCGAGGAGCCGGCGCCCGACGAGTTCGACGACGCCCTGGCGAAGCTGCTCGCGGGCGAGACCCCGCCGAGCAGCGGCGAAGATGCGGACGACGACGAGACGGGCTCGCCCGACGACCACCGGCCGGTCTAG
- a CDS encoding PDZ domain-containing protein, whose protein sequence is MALFDENVTITPAPRRRMPRGAMVGVWALAVALVVLLIITFLPTSYVIQRPGPVYNTLGTATGADGEQVPLISVEGAETFPTDGALDLLTVQVVGNRERTPSWFELALAWFDPSKAVLPLEAVFPEGTTTEDRNAESAAMMVDSQQEATAAALTELGYDVGARITVHSVIEDSAAEGVLEEDDVIVSANGTPVTDAATLRGIVNDAEGAPVELLIERDGEEQTVSITPKETEVDGEKTLLLGVNLMTDYDFPIDVTIQLNNVGGPSAGMMFALGIIDTLTPDQLNGGENVAGTGTIDGDGEVGPIGGIRQKLYGAKDAGADWFLAPEANCDEVVGHVPDGLRVFSVETLDDALAVLDAVREDGDLDALPTCTAN, encoded by the coding sequence GTGGCCCTGTTCGACGAGAACGTCACGATCACGCCCGCTCCGCGGCGCCGTATGCCCCGCGGAGCGATGGTGGGCGTGTGGGCCCTCGCCGTCGCGCTCGTGGTTCTCCTCATCATCACCTTCCTGCCGACGTCGTACGTGATCCAGCGTCCGGGGCCGGTCTACAACACGCTGGGCACCGCGACCGGCGCCGACGGCGAGCAGGTCCCGCTCATCTCCGTCGAGGGTGCCGAGACCTTCCCCACGGACGGCGCGCTCGATCTGCTCACCGTGCAGGTGGTCGGCAACCGCGAGCGCACGCCGTCGTGGTTCGAGCTCGCCCTGGCGTGGTTCGACCCGAGCAAGGCGGTCCTTCCGCTGGAGGCCGTCTTCCCGGAGGGCACGACGACGGAGGATCGCAACGCGGAGAGCGCCGCGATGATGGTCGACTCCCAGCAGGAGGCGACCGCAGCCGCGCTGACCGAGCTGGGCTACGACGTCGGGGCCCGCATCACCGTGCACTCGGTCATCGAGGACTCCGCGGCGGAGGGCGTGCTCGAGGAGGACGACGTCATCGTCTCCGCGAACGGCACGCCGGTGACGGATGCCGCGACCCTTCGCGGGATCGTCAATGACGCCGAGGGAGCCCCCGTCGAGCTCCTCATCGAGCGCGACGGCGAGGAGCAGACCGTCTCGATCACCCCGAAGGAGACCGAGGTGGACGGCGAGAAGACGCTGCTCCTCGGTGTGAACCTGATGACGGACTACGACTTCCCGATCGACGTGACAATCCAGCTGAACAACGTCGGCGGACCGAGTGCGGGCATGATGTTCGCCCTGGGCATCATCGACACGCTCACTCCCGACCAGCTCAACGGCGGGGAGAACGTCGCGGGCACCGGGACGATCGACGGCGACGGCGAGGTCGGTCCCATCGGCGGCATCCGCCAGAAGCTCTACGGGGCGAAGGATGCCGGTGCCGACTGGTTCCTGGCGCCGGAGGCGAACTGCGACGAGGTCGTCGGCCACGTACCGGACGGTCTCCGGGTGTTCTCGGTCGAGACGCTCGACGACGCGCTGGCGGTGCTCGACGCCGTCCGGGAGGACGGCGACCTCGACGCGCTCCCGACGTGCACGGCGAACTGA
- the crtI gene encoding phytoene desaturase family protein — translation MSAGSQSEPRRAVVVGGGIAGLATAALLATDGWSVTVLEARDEVGGRAGSWEQDGFRFDTGPSWYLMPEVFEHFFRLLGTTAERELDLVPLDPAYRVYSDPRSGLDPLDVHSGRDAATALFESVEPGAGAKLSAYLDSAGDAYDLAVTRFLYDTYETTAGLRDPALLRRVPQLAPLLARSLASHVERRFDDPRLRQILGYPAVFLGGSPYGVPSLYHLMSHLDLDEGVLYPRGGFVEIIRAIERLAEASGAVIETGARVVAIDTDDATATGVVLADGRRVAADLVVSTADLHHTETALVPAGLQSYPESWWAKREPSPGALLLFLGVEGSLPQLAHHTLLFTEDWRANFDDIFGRRPRVPDPASLYVCRPSATDTAVAPAGHENVFVLVPVPADPAFGRGGVDGDGDPAVEAAADRVIEQLASWCGIPDLADRIVVRRTVAPGDFAADLNAWRGNALGLAHTLGQSAMFRPRNASRKVEGLSYAGGSALPGIGLPMCLISAELVIKRLRGDRSPGPIAEPVRV, via the coding sequence ATGAGCGCCGGCTCACAGTCCGAGCCCCGTCGCGCAGTCGTCGTCGGCGGAGGCATCGCAGGGCTCGCCACGGCGGCGCTCCTCGCCACGGACGGCTGGTCCGTCACCGTTCTCGAGGCGCGCGACGAGGTCGGCGGGCGCGCCGGATCTTGGGAGCAGGACGGCTTCCGCTTCGACACCGGGCCGAGCTGGTACCTCATGCCCGAGGTCTTCGAGCATTTCTTCCGCCTCCTCGGCACGACGGCGGAGCGCGAACTCGACCTCGTGCCGCTCGATCCTGCCTACCGGGTCTACTCCGACCCCCGGTCGGGGCTCGATCCGCTCGACGTGCATTCCGGGAGGGACGCCGCCACCGCCCTCTTCGAGAGCGTCGAGCCGGGTGCCGGGGCCAAGCTGAGCGCGTACCTCGACTCCGCCGGCGACGCGTACGACCTGGCCGTCACGCGGTTCCTGTACGACACGTACGAGACGACCGCCGGCCTCCGCGACCCCGCGCTGCTGCGCCGGGTTCCGCAGCTCGCTCCGCTCCTCGCACGCAGTCTGGCGTCGCACGTCGAGCGCCGGTTCGACGACCCTCGACTGAGGCAGATCCTCGGTTACCCGGCCGTCTTCCTCGGCGGCTCGCCCTACGGCGTGCCGAGCCTCTACCACCTGATGAGCCACCTCGACCTCGACGAAGGCGTGCTGTACCCCCGCGGCGGCTTCGTCGAGATCATCCGCGCGATCGAGCGACTCGCCGAGGCATCCGGCGCCGTCATCGAGACCGGCGCCCGCGTCGTCGCGATCGACACCGATGACGCCACAGCGACCGGCGTCGTGCTCGCCGACGGACGGCGGGTGGCGGCCGACCTCGTCGTCTCCACGGCCGACCTGCACCACACCGAGACGGCGCTCGTGCCGGCCGGCCTGCAGAGCTACCCCGAGTCGTGGTGGGCCAAGCGCGAGCCGAGCCCGGGCGCGCTGCTCCTCTTCCTGGGCGTGGAGGGATCGCTCCCCCAGCTCGCGCACCACACGCTTCTGTTCACCGAGGACTGGCGTGCGAACTTCGACGACATCTTCGGCCGACGTCCGCGTGTCCCCGACCCGGCGTCGCTGTACGTGTGCCGCCCGAGCGCCACAGACACCGCGGTCGCGCCCGCGGGCCATGAGAACGTGTTCGTGCTCGTCCCCGTGCCGGCGGACCCCGCCTTCGGCCGCGGAGGCGTCGACGGCGACGGGGATCCGGCGGTCGAGGCGGCCGCCGACCGTGTGATCGAGCAGCTGGCGTCGTGGTGCGGCATCCCCGACCTCGCGGACCGGATCGTCGTGCGACGCACGGTGGCGCCCGGCGACTTCGCAGCCGACCTCAACGCGTGGCGCGGCAACGCCCTCGGACTCGCTCACACGCTCGGGCAGAGCGCGATGTTCCGTCCCCGCAACGCCTCACGCAAGGTCGAGGGGCTGTCGTACGCCGGCGGCTCCGCACTGCCCGGCATCGGGCTGCCGATGTGCCTCATCTCGGCCGAGCTCGTGATCAAGCGCCTGCGCGGAGACCGCTCCCCGGGCCCGATCGCCGAACCCGTGAGGGTATGA
- a CDS encoding lycopene cyclase domain-containing protein, translating to MPGLYLAAIVVSAAGVALLDRRWRLAGWHAPGRTAGAVAIGTAFFLAWDAVGIAAGVFVKGDSALLIGLDLAPHLPIEEPFFLVFLCYLALVVHAAALRALGRADASSPAHAGRERT from the coding sequence GTGCCGGGCCTCTACCTCGCCGCGATCGTGGTCTCGGCCGCCGGCGTCGCGCTCCTCGACCGGCGCTGGCGCCTGGCCGGGTGGCACGCCCCGGGCCGCACCGCCGGCGCCGTCGCGATCGGCACCGCGTTCTTCCTCGCGTGGGATGCCGTCGGCATCGCCGCCGGCGTGTTCGTCAAGGGCGACAGCGCACTTCTGATCGGGCTGGACCTCGCTCCCCACCTGCCGATCGAGGAGCCGTTCTTCCTCGTCTTCCTCTGCTACCTCGCTCTCGTGGTGCACGCGGCCGCCCTGCGCGCTCTCGGGCGAGCGGATGCCTCGTCCCCTGCGCACGCCGGACGGGAGCGCACATGA
- a CDS encoding prenyltransferase: MTAAPPLRAGVVLRELFVASRPVSWINTAYPFAAAYLLTTRGIDPTLVIGTLFFLIPYNLAMYGINDVFDYESDLRNPRKGGAHGAVLDRRLHPITLWAAGLSCLPFVVYLAVVGSPASWVVLAASLFFVVFYSAPPLRLKEVPFADSLTSSIHFFSPAVYGLVLAGAVWTWQLAAVIVAFALWGVASHAFGAVQDVAADREAGISSIATARGARWTVWFALVCYAASGLVMLATTWPGPLAALVALPYLVTVWPFRGVTDDTASDATRGWRRFLWLNQFAGFVVTLLLIWYWALTA; this comes from the coding sequence GTGACCGCCGCGCCGCCCCTGCGCGCGGGGGTCGTCCTCAGAGAGCTGTTCGTCGCCTCGCGACCGGTGAGCTGGATCAACACGGCGTATCCGTTCGCCGCCGCGTACCTGCTCACGACCCGCGGGATCGACCCGACGCTGGTGATCGGCACGCTCTTCTTCCTCATTCCGTACAACCTCGCGATGTACGGGATCAACGACGTCTTCGACTACGAGTCCGACCTGCGCAATCCGCGCAAGGGCGGAGCCCACGGTGCGGTCCTCGATCGACGCCTCCATCCGATCACCCTGTGGGCGGCCGGCCTCTCCTGCCTCCCGTTCGTCGTCTACCTGGCGGTGGTCGGCTCACCCGCCTCGTGGGTGGTGCTCGCCGCGAGCCTGTTCTTCGTCGTGTTCTACAGCGCCCCGCCGCTGCGGCTCAAGGAGGTGCCGTTCGCAGACTCGCTGACCAGCAGCATCCACTTCTTCTCCCCTGCCGTGTACGGGCTCGTGCTGGCGGGCGCGGTCTGGACCTGGCAGCTCGCCGCGGTCATCGTCGCGTTCGCACTCTGGGGGGTCGCCTCGCACGCCTTCGGAGCGGTTCAGGATGTCGCCGCCGACAGGGAGGCCGGGATCTCGTCGATCGCCACCGCCCGCGGAGCGCGCTGGACGGTCTGGTTCGCGCTCGTCTGCTACGCCGCGTCCGGGCTGGTGATGCTCGCGACCACCTGGCCGGGTCCGCTCGCCGCCCTCGTCGCACTGCCGTACCTCGTCACCGTGTGGCCCTTCCGCGGTGTGACCGACGACACCGCGTCGGACGCGACGCGGGGCTGGCGCCGGTTCCTGTGGCTCAACCAGTTCGCCGGGTTCGTCGTCACGCTGCTGCTCATCTGGTACTGGGCGCTGACGGCCTGA
- a CDS encoding lycopene cyclase domain-containing protein, which yields MTYSLIVLPFAVLTLVVVLLTVRRPAFGRRMAASGIAATVLVVLTAIFDNLMIAAGLFSYPAEHLSGLRVGLAPIEDFSYSVCAAFLVPAVFTLLPARARGAEARS from the coding sequence ATGACGTACTCGCTCATCGTCCTGCCGTTCGCGGTGCTCACACTGGTCGTCGTGCTCCTCACCGTGCGCCGCCCGGCCTTCGGACGACGCATGGCGGCATCCGGCATCGCGGCGACCGTCCTGGTCGTCCTCACCGCGATCTTCGACAATCTGATGATCGCCGCCGGCCTGTTCTCCTACCCCGCCGAGCACCTCAGCGGACTGCGGGTCGGCCTGGCGCCGATCGAGGACTTCTCCTACTCCGTGTGCGCGGCATTCCTCGTTCCGGCGGTGTTCACCCTGCTTCCCGCACGGGCGCGCGGCGCGGAGGCCCGGTCGTGA